From Desmodus rotundus isolate HL8 chromosome 12, HLdesRot8A.1, whole genome shotgun sequence, one genomic window encodes:
- the LOC112300697 gene encoding small ribosomal subunit protein eS1-like, which translates to MAVGKNKRLTKGGKKGAKKKVVDPFSKTDWYDVKAPAMFNIRNTGKTLVTRTQGTEIASDGLKGRAFEVSLADMQNDEVAFRKFKLITEDVQGKNCLTDFHGTDLTRDKMCSMVKK; encoded by the coding sequence ATGGCAGTGGGCAAGAACAAGCGCCTGACAAAaggtggcaaaaagggagcaaaGAAGAAAGTGGTTGATCCATTTTCTAAGACAGATTGGTATGATGTGAAAGCACCAGCTATGTTCAACATAAGAAACACTGGAAAAACACTAGTCACGAGAACTCAGGGAACCGAAATCGCATCGGATGGTCTGAAGGGCCGAGCATTTGAAGTGAGCCTAGCTGATATGCAGAATGATGAAgttgcatttagaaaattcaagctaATTACTGAGGATGTTCAGGGCAAAAACTGCCTGACTGACTTCCATGGCACGGATCTTACCCGTGACAAAATGTGCTCCATGGTCAAAAAATAG